Proteins encoded in a region of the Paenibacillus pedocola genome:
- a CDS encoding nitroreductase family protein: MTTELKSEVEFNKVIRERHSVRKYDPSWKISDAEIKEILGDAILAPSSSNLQPWRFLVITDQELKEKLLPIANNQQQVVDASATIAVIGDIEAYRNADKIYEYAEAAGYVTAEIGAAMAKRSKDGYSSLPQEKLKEIALVDGGLVSMQLMLAAKAKGYDTVPMGGFNPEQFRELFNIPERYVTVMLIALGKAAVEGRSTARLPLDEVTQWNEFEG, translated from the coding sequence ATGACAACAGAACTGAAATCGGAAGTAGAATTTAACAAGGTGATCCGCGAGCGGCATTCGGTACGGAAATACGACCCATCCTGGAAAATTTCCGATGCGGAAATTAAGGAGATTCTGGGTGATGCCATTCTGGCGCCATCCTCATCCAATCTGCAGCCGTGGCGTTTCCTTGTGATCACGGATCAGGAGCTGAAGGAGAAATTGCTGCCGATCGCTAACAACCAGCAGCAGGTTGTCGACGCCTCGGCTACAATTGCCGTGATCGGTGACATCGAAGCTTACCGCAATGCGGACAAAATTTATGAATACGCCGAAGCGGCTGGTTATGTAACCGCAGAAATTGGCGCGGCGATGGCTAAGCGCAGTAAGGACGGCTACTCCAGCCTGCCGCAAGAGAAGCTGAAGGAGATTGCCCTGGTCGATGGCGGTCTGGTCTCCATGCAGCTGATGCTGGCTGCCAAAGCGAAGGGTTATGATACTGTGCCTATGGGCGGTTTCAATCCCGAGCAATTCCGCGAGCTGTTCAATATCCCGGAACGGTATGTGACCGTAATGCTGATTGCGCTGGGCAAAGCCGCTGTCGAAGGACGCTCAACCGCAAGACTGCCGCTGGATGAAGTTACCCAGTGGAACGAATTTGAGGGTTAA
- a CDS encoding ATP-binding protein, translating into MKLPSPKRVAAILMLLLLIALVPLGIAMEWSGKTDPALPEWEMKWERPDADSLADSLKEAAAAPDQEWIKVPANAARPLAPAGVSAAWLRFAIPKVTTNSALLIDKVYGNTIKAYRNNEIIYDSSQMVNFNGSKVLIPLSPKDGNGPLYLWSSGGSKGFGVEGEVRTGNYDKLIALYVKQDLVDMVLGAALIFMAAVLMTCLFFVRVELFSGGLWLVLVILCFGVLFITYSPFLPLILHNQGRLIETFFDLALFTLLPAFTFYFERIFGPGRGKLLVRFRNFQLGYSIFCFAFLLLNTLLSYRLDHLYRVMTVEVMGILMIIQLAYLLGLAVIYAYRGNKDAVIFSLGFAAFAVVSLGELLLYFTSAERYHLYWWKWGVIAFVISLIVILGRGFARNYEQAVSYSRDLEKFNNEVQRSEKMEIISELAASVAHEVRNPLQVTRGFLQILGERSGSKEKEYLDMAMQELDRASVIITDFLTFAKPGLDQEDILEVSGELKHVSGILVPLANLQGGAIQLQLQDGLQVLGSSSKFKQAFINLIKNSVESLQENGLIKVSAWKSGSHIMVSVKDNGEGMKVSELARLGEPYYSNKTKGTGLGLMVTFRIIEAMNGSIQFHSKKGEGTEVIVKLPAYRNK; encoded by the coding sequence ATGAAGTTGCCATCACCAAAAAGAGTGGCTGCTATTCTCATGCTTCTGCTCTTGATAGCTTTAGTACCTTTAGGGATTGCTATGGAGTGGAGCGGCAAGACAGACCCCGCACTTCCGGAATGGGAGATGAAATGGGAACGGCCGGACGCTGATTCTTTAGCTGATTCTTTAAAAGAAGCGGCAGCAGCTCCAGACCAGGAATGGATAAAGGTGCCCGCGAATGCAGCCAGACCGCTGGCCCCGGCCGGAGTAAGCGCAGCCTGGCTGCGTTTTGCAATACCTAAGGTCACTACCAACTCGGCACTGCTTATAGATAAAGTATATGGAAATACAATCAAAGCGTATCGGAATAACGAGATCATATATGATTCAAGTCAAATGGTTAATTTTAATGGCAGCAAGGTACTGATTCCGTTATCCCCGAAAGACGGAAATGGACCGCTGTATCTATGGAGCAGTGGCGGGAGCAAGGGCTTCGGCGTAGAAGGCGAGGTCAGAACAGGGAATTATGATAAGCTGATCGCCCTTTACGTCAAACAGGATTTAGTGGATATGGTGCTTGGTGCGGCGCTGATCTTTATGGCAGCCGTATTGATGACGTGCCTGTTTTTTGTCAGGGTGGAGCTTTTCTCAGGCGGACTTTGGCTGGTGCTGGTTATTTTATGTTTTGGCGTTCTGTTTATTACATACTCACCGTTTTTGCCGCTTATTCTGCACAATCAGGGGCGGTTAATTGAAACCTTTTTTGATCTGGCTTTATTTACACTTCTGCCGGCCTTTACCTTTTATTTCGAACGGATTTTTGGCCCCGGCAGGGGGAAGTTACTTGTACGTTTCCGTAATTTTCAGCTCGGCTATTCCATCTTCTGCTTCGCCTTTCTCCTACTGAATACACTGCTGTCTTACCGGCTGGATCACCTGTATAGGGTCATGACTGTAGAGGTTATGGGAATACTGATGATTATACAGCTCGCTTATTTGCTTGGCCTGGCAGTAATTTATGCTTACAGAGGCAATAAGGATGCCGTTATTTTCTCGCTCGGATTCGCTGCATTTGCTGTTGTTTCCCTCGGTGAGCTGCTGCTGTACTTCACTTCTGCAGAACGCTACCATTTGTATTGGTGGAAGTGGGGAGTGATTGCTTTTGTTATTTCGCTGATTGTCATTCTTGGACGGGGGTTTGCCAGGAACTATGAGCAGGCGGTTAGCTATTCCCGGGATCTGGAGAAGTTCAACAATGAAGTGCAGCGCTCGGAGAAAATGGAGATTATCAGTGAACTGGCCGCGTCCGTTGCCCATGAGGTGCGCAATCCGCTGCAGGTTACGCGGGGGTTCCTGCAAATTTTAGGAGAACGCTCCGGCTCAAAAGAGAAGGAATATCTCGATATGGCGATGCAGGAGCTGGATAGAGCCTCCGTCATCATTACGGATTTTCTCACCTTTGCCAAACCTGGGCTGGATCAGGAGGATATCCTGGAGGTCTCCGGGGAACTGAAGCATGTCTCCGGGATTCTGGTGCCGCTGGCTAATCTGCAGGGCGGAGCTATTCAGCTTCAGCTGCAGGACGGTCTTCAAGTGCTCGGCAGCTCCTCTAAATTTAAACAGGCTTTTATTAATCTGATCAAGAACAGTGTGGAATCTTTACAGGAGAATGGTCTGATCAAGGTATCCGCCTGGAAATCGGGATCACATATAATGGTCAGTGTGAAGGACAACGGGGAAGGCATGAAGGTCAGTGAGCTGGCCCGCCTGGGCGAGCCCTATTACTCCAATAAGACAAAGGGGACAGGCCTTGGTCTGATGGTTACCTTCCGGATCATTGAGGCGATGAACGGTTCTATTCAGTTTCACAGTAAAAAGGGCGAGGGGACCGAAGTGATTGTGAAACTCCCAGCCTACCGCAATAAATAG
- a CDS encoding Glu/Leu/Phe/Val family dehydrogenase, with translation MELFAAMERDDYEELLFCQDKASGLKAIIAIHDTTLGPALGGTRMWTYASEEAAVVDALRLAKGMTYKNAVAGLNLGGGKTVIIGDPKKDKNEAMFRAFGRYIQGLNGRYITAEDVGTTEADMDIIHQETDFVTGISATYGSSGNPSPATAFGVYQGMKAAAKAAFGSDSLAGKTVAVQGVGNVSFTLCKYLHEEGAELIVTDINKEAVARAVDAYGAKAVDPADILGVKCDIYAPCALGATINDESLKVLQAKVVAGAANNQLKEPRHGDALHEMGIVYAPDYVINAGGVINIADELNGYNKERAFKQIGKIYDSITRVLEISRTSGIPAYVAADRLAEERIALLRNSRSTFLRNPHHAISRR, from the coding sequence ATGGAATTGTTTGCAGCAATGGAGCGGGATGATTACGAGGAACTGTTGTTTTGTCAGGATAAGGCATCGGGCTTAAAGGCAATCATTGCAATTCATGACACAACCCTGGGACCCGCACTGGGTGGAACGAGAATGTGGACGTATGCGTCCGAAGAAGCGGCAGTAGTCGATGCGCTCCGGCTGGCCAAGGGCATGACTTATAAGAATGCGGTTGCCGGGCTGAATTTGGGCGGGGGTAAAACAGTCATTATCGGTGATCCTAAAAAAGATAAAAATGAGGCGATGTTCCGCGCCTTTGGCAGATACATACAAGGACTTAACGGCCGTTACATTACAGCCGAGGATGTAGGGACGACGGAAGCAGACATGGACATTATTCATCAGGAGACTGATTTTGTAACCGGGATTTCAGCGACTTACGGTTCTTCGGGCAATCCTTCCCCGGCTACGGCATTCGGAGTGTATCAAGGCATGAAAGCTGCCGCCAAAGCAGCCTTCGGCAGTGATTCACTGGCCGGCAAGACGGTTGCCGTGCAGGGGGTCGGGAATGTCTCGTTTACACTATGCAAGTATCTGCATGAAGAAGGCGCCGAGCTGATTGTAACGGATATCAACAAAGAGGCAGTGGCCCGGGCGGTTGATGCTTACGGCGCTAAGGCCGTAGATCCTGCTGACATTCTCGGCGTGAAATGTGATATCTATGCACCGTGTGCCCTCGGCGCGACCATTAATGATGAGTCGCTGAAGGTACTCCAGGCGAAGGTGGTTGCAGGTGCGGCTAACAACCAGCTTAAGGAGCCCCGCCACGGGGATGCCCTGCATGAGATGGGCATTGTCTATGCTCCGGATTATGTCATTAATGCCGGCGGTGTAATCAACATTGCCGATGAGTTGAATGGCTATAATAAGGAACGTGCCTTTAAACAGATCGGCAAAATTTACGACAGCATTACCCGCGTGCTGGAGATTTCGCGGACCAGCGGCATTCCTGCCTATGTAGCAGCGGACCGCCTTGCGGAAGAACGCATCGCGCTATTGCGGAATAGCCGCAGCACCTTCCTGCGCAATCCGCATCATGCGATTAGCAGAAGATAG
- a CDS encoding HAMP domain-containing sensor histidine kinase: protein MASADSHYASKEIKEWQVKWGSDPGDNGFNVPAPDQGEWISSGADPGMTELPNGVSSAWTRIELPAFKYVAPAVYIKTLYALHVKVYVEDRLVFEDDRSYIKDNFSLLVPLSADDNGKKMYIWTSTLQDRIGIKEPAVIGEYSDLMRGYIKNGLIDVILGGAFVFVAVVLFVCGFFLDREHFHIAASLAVVIAATGVLSITYSPFIYTFYSSLGALSIIFLDLGLLSLLPALTYLFENIFGSGRFSIIRRFRIFQTAYSLFCILCLIVNTLSGNRFVEFYYFVSATVIGFIMIIQFILLIAYVIAFSIKGNKDAIIFAVGFGTAALTGVSELIWYYVKSGNYDLLYWKWALVVFILSLIIILGRRLALNHRQVVKYSRELELFNNELQRSEKMEIISELAASVAHEVRNPLQVTRGFLQLLSEKSSGSEEQYLSMALSELDRAANIITDFLTFAKPEFEQISILNVQDEFKHIESIMLPLCHLNGGRMIMEAGEGLWVRGNSSKFKQAFINIIKNSIESLGDEGTIHMIAYGVGDKVYIHIKDDGEGMDQEVLNRLGEPYFSNKTKGTGLGLMVTFRIIESMQGEIHFESQKGAGTESVTMLPLAAAPEGSGSL from the coding sequence TTGGCTTCAGCAGATAGTCATTATGCCTCTAAGGAAATCAAGGAATGGCAGGTTAAATGGGGAAGTGATCCGGGGGATAACGGCTTTAACGTACCTGCTCCGGATCAGGGGGAATGGATCAGCAGCGGAGCAGACCCGGGCATGACGGAGCTTCCTAATGGTGTATCCTCGGCCTGGACACGTATTGAGCTGCCGGCATTCAAATATGTGGCACCTGCAGTCTATATCAAAACCTTATACGCCCTGCATGTGAAGGTGTATGTCGAAGACCGCCTGGTATTTGAAGATGACCGGAGCTATATTAAAGACAATTTCTCGCTGCTTGTCCCTCTAAGCGCAGATGATAACGGCAAAAAGATGTATATCTGGACATCAACGCTGCAGGACCGGATCGGAATTAAAGAACCAGCAGTCATCGGCGAGTATAGTGACCTAATGAGAGGTTATATAAAAAATGGGCTTATCGATGTGATCCTTGGCGGTGCTTTTGTTTTTGTAGCGGTGGTCCTGTTTGTATGCGGGTTTTTCCTGGACAGGGAACATTTCCACATAGCAGCCTCTTTAGCAGTTGTCATCGCAGCTACCGGGGTGTTATCGATCACGTATTCTCCGTTTATTTATACCTTTTACAGTTCCCTTGGAGCGCTCAGCATTATTTTTCTGGATCTGGGGCTGCTGTCGCTGCTTCCGGCGCTTACCTATCTGTTCGAGAACATATTCGGCAGCGGGCGCTTCTCGATTATCCGGCGGTTCCGGATCTTCCAGACAGCGTACTCCTTATTCTGCATCCTGTGTCTGATCGTGAATACATTGTCCGGCAACCGTTTTGTAGAATTTTATTATTTTGTATCCGCCACGGTCATCGGCTTTATTATGATTATCCAATTTATTCTGCTCATTGCTTATGTCATTGCCTTCTCTATAAAAGGGAATAAAGACGCGATTATTTTTGCTGTGGGCTTTGGTACAGCGGCTTTAACAGGGGTGTCTGAATTAATCTGGTACTACGTCAAGAGCGGTAATTATGATCTGTTGTACTGGAAATGGGCGCTCGTTGTATTCATACTCTCGCTCATAATTATTCTCGGGCGCAGGCTGGCCCTGAACCACCGGCAGGTGGTCAAATATTCCCGGGAGCTGGAGCTGTTCAACAATGAACTGCAGCGTTCGGAGAAAATGGAGATTATCAGTGAGCTCGCTGCATCGGTAGCACATGAAGTGCGCAATCCGCTGCAGGTGACCAGAGGGTTCCTCCAGCTTCTCAGCGAGAAATCAAGCGGTAGTGAAGAACAGTACCTATCTATGGCACTAAGCGAACTTGACCGTGCAGCAAACATTATTACAGATTTTCTGACCTTTGCCAAACCGGAATTTGAGCAGATATCAATCCTTAACGTTCAGGATGAGTTTAAACATATTGAGAGTATTATGCTGCCGCTCTGTCATCTGAACGGAGGCCGAATGATCATGGAAGCCGGAGAAGGGTTATGGGTAAGGGGGAACTCCTCCAAATTCAAGCAGGCATTCATCAATATCATTAAGAACAGTATCGAGTCGCTGGGTGATGAAGGAACTATACATATGATAGCCTACGGTGTCGGTGACAAGGTGTATATTCATATCAAGGATGATGGCGAGGGAATGGATCAGGAGGTTCTGAACCGGCTCGGGGAGCCGTATTTCTCCAATAAGACGAAGGGGACAGGGCTTGGACTGATGGTTACCTTCCGGATTATTGAATCCATGCAGGGCGAAATCCATTTTGAGAGCCAAAAAGGAGCCGGAACCGAGTCCGTCACTATGCTGCCGCTGGCAGCTGCTCCGGAAGGTTCGGGCTCCCTATGA
- a CDS encoding pirin family protein, producing the protein MIKVYSAESAHQFDHGWLKGSHSFSFGDFYDPDNTAFGPMRVCNDDTISPGRGFGAHPHSDMEIVSIVLSGRLRHEDNLGNVAETTFGGIQRMSAGTGAIHTEHNPSDSEPVRLLQLWFMPRTRGTAPSYTTGRFDPAKLEGRLLPVVAAERTAEIVDIAQDMTIYLGRAGAGQELNFQQAPGRRVFIYLIEGQLKLPDDQVLSPGDSARIEEWSELLLAAEADTLVMAIDLP; encoded by the coding sequence ATGATAAAGGTCTATTCTGCAGAATCCGCTCACCAATTTGATCATGGTTGGCTGAAAGGCAGCCACAGCTTTTCGTTCGGGGATTTCTACGATCCGGACAATACAGCCTTCGGCCCGATGCGGGTCTGCAATGATGATACGATTTCCCCGGGCAGAGGCTTTGGTGCCCATCCGCACAGTGACATGGAGATCGTCTCCATCGTGCTCTCCGGAAGGCTGCGCCATGAAGATAACTTAGGTAATGTGGCGGAAACAACCTTTGGCGGCATTCAGCGGATGTCGGCGGGGACGGGTGCCATTCATACAGAACATAATCCTTCTGATTCGGAGCCGGTCCGGCTGCTACAGCTGTGGTTCATGCCGCGTACCCGCGGCACCGCTCCCTCCTATACTACGGGGCGCTTTGATCCCGCTAAGCTTGAAGGCAGGCTGCTGCCTGTGGTAGCTGCAGAGCGTACGGCGGAAATTGTGGATATCGCCCAGGATATGACGATCTATCTTGGCCGGGCAGGAGCCGGACAGGAGCTGAACTTTCAGCAGGCGCCGGGGCGGCGGGTTTTCATATATCTGATTGAAGGGCAGCTCAAACTGCCGGATGATCAGGTTCTGTCACCGGGAGATTCCGCACGGATTGAAGAGTGGAGCGAATTATTGCTTGCTGCTGAAGCGGATACCCTGGTGATGGCAATTGATTTGCCATAA
- a CDS encoding MFS transporter — translation MPFSWKRNLIVLWVGVFFCSTAYSISIPFLSIFLSDQLGVSDHLEIWSGASFGITFLASALISPYWGSLADKYGRKPMLIRSGFSLAALYLINFFVHDPYVFLIVRILQGLLAGFVPAAIAMVATNTPEEKTGYALSIMSTAGATGSIIGPLIGGVVSYYSSNRSAFLFSAAIVLVSALIATFFAKEENFDRSAPRSRVRDDIREARNNRAFITLLLLAGISTFSVMILEPLLPIYLLDMGIAKNSASLSSGIVFSAVGIATVIMAPQWGRIGSRKGFGFILFIGLIGGGIGNILQYFVSGYVEFAILRFAYGLFYAGVLPSVNAMIVQTIEPGFRGRAFGLNQASTQLATMAGPIIGGLLGAFIPIRWVFVINGVMLLVAALLVKAAKLEAKVGEARSHGETADGGAEINL, via the coding sequence ATGCCATTTTCATGGAAGCGGAATCTGATCGTGCTTTGGGTAGGTGTATTCTTCTGCAGTACAGCCTATTCCATTTCGATTCCGTTCCTCTCGATTTTTTTGAGTGACCAGCTGGGAGTTTCCGATCATTTGGAGATATGGTCCGGGGCCAGCTTCGGTATTACTTTTCTGGCCAGTGCGCTGATCTCTCCTTACTGGGGATCGCTGGCTGACAAATATGGACGTAAGCCTATGCTGATCCGCTCGGGCTTCAGCCTGGCTGCCCTTTATTTGATTAATTTCTTTGTTCATGATCCTTATGTTTTCCTGATTGTGCGGATTCTGCAAGGACTGCTGGCCGGGTTTGTTCCGGCAGCCATCGCGATGGTCGCGACGAATACTCCGGAGGAGAAGACCGGCTACGCGCTTAGCATCATGTCTACGGCGGGAGCTACAGGGAGTATTATCGGCCCGCTTATCGGCGGAGTGGTCAGTTATTATTCGAGCAACCGCAGCGCTTTTCTGTTCTCGGCGGCGATCGTGCTGGTATCGGCGCTGATAGCCACCTTTTTCGCCAAAGAAGAGAACTTTGACCGTTCTGCCCCGCGATCCCGTGTCCGGGATGACATCCGTGAGGCGAGGAACAACCGGGCCTTTATTACTTTGCTGCTGCTTGCCGGCATCAGTACCTTTTCCGTGATGATTCTGGAGCCGCTGCTGCCGATATATCTGCTGGATATGGGGATTGCGAAGAACAGCGCCTCTTTAAGCTCCGGCATTGTATTCTCCGCTGTAGGCATAGCAACCGTTATTATGGCCCCGCAGTGGGGGAGGATCGGCAGCCGCAAAGGATTCGGATTTATTTTGTTCATCGGCCTCATCGGGGGCGGGATCGGGAACATTCTGCAGTATTTTGTATCGGGCTATGTGGAGTTTGCCATCCTGAGATTTGCCTACGGTCTGTTTTATGCCGGGGTGCTGCCTTCGGTCAATGCCATGATTGTACAGACTATAGAGCCGGGCTTCCGCGGCAGGGCGTTCGGCCTGAATCAGGCATCTACCCAATTAGCAACGATGGCCGGGCCGATTATCGGCGGGCTGCTGGGCGCATTCATTCCGATCCGCTGGGTATTTGTCATTAATGGAGTAATGCTGCTTGTAGCAGCACTGCTGGTGAAAGCCGCTAAACTGGAGGCCAAGGTCGGGGAAGCACGTTCCCATGGAGAAACGGCGGATGGAGGGGCAGAGATCAATTTATGA
- a CDS encoding peptidylprolyl isomerase, whose product MTTLLLLIIAGCGNKPVDNNTAVNAAAGSNTGSEASPAPQESAAAATEGVPSATASHPVVTIEMDNGGIIKAELYPEVAPNTVNNFISLIQKGFYNGTIFHRVIPGFMIQGGDPDGTGMGGPGYSIAGEFSANGFTNNLLHTEGVLSMARSQDMNSGGSQFFIMAAAYPSLDGSYAAFGKVTEGLDVVQAIVNLPRDSSDRPETPPVMTKVTVDTLGVAYPEPEKVQ is encoded by the coding sequence ATGACGACACTCCTACTGCTCATTATCGCGGGATGCGGCAATAAGCCGGTAGACAACAATACGGCAGTTAATGCCGCCGCAGGCAGCAATACCGGCAGCGAAGCCAGTCCGGCTCCGCAGGAAAGTGCGGCAGCCGCAACTGAAGGTGTTCCCTCTGCCACGGCCAGCCATCCGGTTGTCACCATTGAGATGGATAACGGCGGTATTATCAAAGCCGAGCTCTATCCCGAGGTTGCTCCCAACACCGTAAACAACTTCATCTCCCTGATTCAAAAGGGCTTCTACAACGGGACGATTTTCCATCGCGTCATTCCCGGCTTTATGATTCAGGGCGGAGATCCTGATGGCACCGGCATGGGCGGCCCAGGATATAGCATTGCAGGTGAATTCTCCGCGAACGGATTCACAAACAACCTTCTGCATACCGAAGGCGTGCTCTCCATGGCCAGAAGCCAGGATATGAACTCCGGCGGGTCCCAGTTCTTCATTATGGCTGCCGCTTATCCTAGCCTGGATGGCAGCTATGCGGCCTTTGGAAAAGTAACGGAAGGGCTGGATGTGGTGCAGGCCATCGTCAATCTGCCGCGCGACAGCTCGGACCGGCCAGAAACTCCGCCGGTAATGACTAAGGTCACTGTAGACACACTCGGTGTTGCTTATCCGGAGCCGGAAAAGGTGCAATAA